In one window of bacterium DNA:
- a CDS encoding putative molybdenum carrier protein, translating into MLKIISGGQTGADRAGLDVAIALGLEYGGSLPKGRMTEDGPLDLKYKSMTELDIDSYSMRTEKNVKDSDVTLIFVDGPAGEGTVFTIELCKKLNKPYLLINFTHDKDYINMITGWIKTIKPGVLNIAGSRESGAPGIYDKTYRVLYKALKML; encoded by the coding sequence ATGCTTAAAATAATCTCCGGCGGACAAACAGGGGCTGACAGGGCAGGACTGGATGTTGCCATAGCCCTGGGGCTGGAATATGGCGGGTCATTGCCGAAGGGCAGGATGACGGAAGACGGCCCGCTGGACTTGAAATATAAGTCCATGACTGAACTGGATATTGACAGCTATTCAATGCGGACAGAAAAAAACGTTAAAGACAGCGATGTGACATTGATATTTGTGGACGGACCCGCCGGTGAAGGCACTGTATTTACCATTGAACTGTGCAAAAAACTCAACAAACCATATCTTTTAATAAATTTTACTCATGATAAGGACTATATTAATATGATAACCGGGTGGATAAAGACAATTAAACCAGGAGTATTGAATATTGCCGGTTCGAGAGAAAGCGGTGCGCCCGGAATTTACGATAAAACATACAGGGTTCTTTATAAAGCGTTAAAAATGTTATAA
- a CDS encoding clan AA aspartic protease, translating into MGLVIAKIILKNPREKSLKPVEVTALADTGSVHLCIPDHIRIQLKLEEIDKKEATLADGSKKLVSYVGPIEIRFKNRVGFAGALVMGDQILLGAIPMEDMDLVIIPNKRTIDVNPDSPNIATSIAK; encoded by the coding sequence ATGGGATTAGTAATTGCAAAAATAATACTTAAAAATCCAAGAGAAAAAAGTCTTAAACCGGTGGAAGTTACCGCGCTTGCTGACACGGGATCAGTTCATCTTTGTATTCCCGACCATATAAGAATTCAGTTGAAATTGGAAGAAATAGATAAAAAAGAGGCCACATTAGCCGATGGAAGCAAGAAACTTGTTTCTTACGTCGGTCCTATTGAAATCAGATTTAAAAACCGGGTTGGTTTTGCAGGGGCGTTAGTAATGGGCGACCAGATACTTCTGGGTGCGATTCCCATGGAAGACATGGATCTGGTTATAATTCCTAACAAAAGAACTATCGATGTGAATCCCGACAGCCCCAACATTGCCACTTCAATCGCAAAATAA